One stretch of Halobacillus litoralis DNA includes these proteins:
- a CDS encoding SgrR family transcriptional regulator translates to MKLEETYIRLRTHFHKVGEEEQVEVNMQQLADDLFYTLRNLRIIIKKMEDLRWLTWIPGRGRGNRSSIIFHLRKEEAQLQFFKSMIMDGRENEAFIRVEVEAHSIMFELTDWYYHSKFIVYYDPATQRQFIKIRELITKENVNIYCNAIKESLEHTTEGFTILIDMNGEKINTPDVEGEMEELRTLVASKKPSAIALYTHAEYMYPYLKQRMDEMGHNKIFPNKKEAEAYLDTF, encoded by the coding sequence GTGAAGCTTGAGGAAACGTATATTCGTTTGCGAACACATTTTCATAAGGTAGGAGAAGAAGAGCAGGTGGAAGTCAACATGCAGCAGCTGGCGGATGATCTTTTTTATACGCTGAGGAACTTAAGGATCATTATAAAAAAGATGGAAGATCTCAGGTGGCTGACCTGGATTCCTGGACGCGGGCGTGGGAATCGTTCTTCCATCATCTTTCACCTAAGAAAAGAAGAAGCACAGCTTCAATTCTTCAAAAGTATGATTATGGACGGCCGTGAAAATGAAGCCTTCATTCGTGTGGAAGTAGAAGCCCACTCCATCATGTTTGAGCTCACAGACTGGTACTACCATTCGAAATTTATTGTCTATTACGACCCGGCCACCCAAAGACAGTTTATTAAAATACGCGAACTCATTACGAAGGAAAACGTCAATATTTACTGCAACGCAATTAAAGAGAGCTTGGAGCACACGACTGAAGGATTTACGATCCTCATTGATATGAACGGCGAAAAGATCAATACTCCTGATGTAGAAGGGGAAATGGAAGAACTACGCACCCTTGTCGCCTCCAAAAAACCCTCAGCCATCGCTCTCTACACACATGCTGAATACATGTACCCATACTTGAAACAGCGAATGGACGAAATGGGCCACAACAAAATTTTCCCCAACAAAAAAGAAGCCGAAGCCTACTTAGACACATTCTAA
- a CDS encoding esterase/lipase family protein yields the protein MLNFKKWFVVFTAFFLTVPSVSMAGSIKDGASGNPGEWYVGETPSTITANSHPILFVHGLNSSSNTWYENNNMYTTAYQNGYETAFIDLNAGKSMWDNGALLAEKVKEIYNYFGEKVVVVAHSKGGVDTQSALVHYGADPYIERVITLSSPHRGSQLADLAYSSWAGWLAGIIGSKNDGTYSLQTGYMDYYRSVTDSHANVYNTPFYTFGGTKWGSFGSALYWGGLYLSSYGSNDGAVTVQSSRLPYATEISVGRWNHTTIKEGSSTFNLFKDYLNESMAYSASIASFEAAAVTEEAETTAGHYVNGGEYVGTHKERVAVEKEVDSVTFDWMSDQKDTSLTLTSPSKKTYADFDVTADNTEFFNGAFHHTITFEKPEAGQWTLETKANQKERYLLNTTFESPVDAMLSSEVEGNQMKVKGNKKLNVTTEMTIEYYDKNGKLKEKKWNAKKSGNNFNIPSLGEGVYNMTIDVKGTYEGTPVERTIIQSVYIDDKGKLYTP from the coding sequence ATGCTTAACTTTAAGAAGTGGTTCGTCGTTTTTACTGCCTTTTTTCTCACCGTACCATCCGTCAGTATGGCTGGATCGATCAAGGATGGTGCATCGGGTAACCCTGGCGAATGGTATGTCGGGGAAACTCCTTCTACAATCACCGCTAACTCACACCCCATTCTTTTTGTACACGGATTGAACAGCTCCTCAAACACTTGGTATGAAAACAACAATATGTACACAACCGCCTATCAAAACGGCTATGAAACAGCTTTCATCGACCTCAATGCCGGTAAGAGCATGTGGGACAACGGAGCTCTTTTAGCCGAAAAAGTAAAGGAAATCTATAACTACTTCGGCGAAAAAGTTGTTGTCGTCGCCCATAGTAAAGGCGGTGTAGATACCCAATCCGCTCTCGTTCATTACGGAGCAGATCCGTATATTGAACGTGTCATTACATTGTCTTCACCACATCGCGGCTCACAACTCGCAGACCTAGCCTACAGCAGCTGGGCGGGCTGGCTTGCCGGTATCATAGGAAGTAAAAATGATGGCACCTACTCCCTCCAAACCGGCTACATGGATTATTACCGCTCCGTTACAGACAGCCATGCCAATGTGTACAATACCCCTTTTTACACATTCGGAGGAACGAAGTGGGGCAGTTTTGGAAGCGCTCTCTACTGGGGTGGTCTTTATTTAAGCTCCTATGGTAGCAATGACGGCGCTGTTACTGTCCAAAGTTCCCGCCTTCCTTACGCTACTGAAATAAGTGTAGGAAGATGGAATCATACGACGATCAAAGAAGGGTCCTCCACCTTTAACCTCTTTAAAGATTATCTTAACGAAAGCATGGCTTATTCGGCTTCTATCGCAAGCTTCGAGGCAGCCGCCGTCACGGAAGAAGCGGAAACAACTGCGGGGCATTATGTAAACGGTGGGGAATATGTCGGGACACATAAGGAAAGGGTAGCGGTAGAAAAAGAAGTGGATTCCGTCACCTTCGACTGGATGAGTGATCAAAAAGATACCTCCTTAACACTCACATCACCGAGTAAAAAAACGTATGCCGACTTCGATGTGACGGCTGACAATACTGAGTTTTTCAATGGAGCCTTTCACCACACCATCACCTTTGAAAAACCGGAAGCTGGGCAGTGGACACTGGAAACGAAAGCTAACCAAAAAGAACGTTACCTTCTGAACACGACCTTTGAAAGTCCAGTCGATGCCATGCTCAGTAGTGAAGTGGAAGGTAATCAAATGAAAGTGAAAGGAAACAAAAAACTGAATGTCACCACCGAAATGACGATCGAGTACTATGATAAAAACGGGAAATTGAAAGAGAAGAAATGGAATGCCAAGAAGAGTGGGAATAACTTTAACATCCCAAGCCTGGGTGAAGGGGTCTACAATATGACGATTGACGTGAAAGGCACCTACGAAGGTACACCTGTCGAACGGACCATCATCCAATCCGTTTACATCGATGATAAAGGGAAGCTCTACACACCATAA